The following are from one region of the Mustela lutreola isolate mMusLut2 chromosome 9, mMusLut2.pri, whole genome shotgun sequence genome:
- the C9H20orf202 gene encoding uncharacterized protein C20orf202 homolog — protein sequence MKTEEPTASLGQTLEWLRKELAEMQVQDQRLLLTLRHLHSVLEELRTESAHWEDSRSSGGTSPVRARAGSEARGHPPIPTKRLAQLLQGVESRRSSLP from the exons ATGAAAACAGAAGAGCCAACCGCAAGTCTTGGGCAGACCCTGGAGTGGCTGAGAAAGGAGCTG GCCGAGATGCAAGTTCAAGACCAGAGACTCCTGCTCACACTGAGGCATCTTCACAGTGTCCTGGAGGAGCTGCGCACTGAGAGTGCCCACTGGGAGGACTCCAGGTCCAGTGGAGGGACGTCCCCCGTCAGAGCTCGAGCAGGCTCTGAAGCCAGGGGTCATCCTCCCATCCCCACCAAGAGGCTCGCCCAGCTCCTCCAAGGGGTGGAGAGCAGACGAAGCTCCCTCCCTTAA